A genomic segment from Brienomyrus brachyistius isolate T26 chromosome 9, BBRACH_0.4, whole genome shotgun sequence encodes:
- the LOC125749144 gene encoding beta-2 adrenergic receptor — MLYNSEQTSCSGCCCTLTSKIVLVVFMILLIVAIMFGNSVTLAVILRTKYFHTPQGYLKASLAVADLTVGAFVVPLSAYAELSFLINGSPAKWTTVNSLIATFHPCSFIGPIFAGCTLVSITTIFFLTIERTIAVLKPLHREAVITRKRTSILILLSWLGSFFLAVFPVLYSKEIVLEYNPCSRMCNYALRAATFPTQAWNILLLFPAFDFTLLSGTVAINILSFSTIRMHSKRRQHLAESDCQRVTGPTFTDIKAAKTIGMLTLAFTASFTPIAVFVVGNVAGKEWCNFSFFAFWILTANSCCNVIIYSVRDHKFRHRAHQLLVPLRRKSVTKT, encoded by the coding sequence ATGCTTTATAACTCAGAACAGACAAGCTGCAGCGGCTGCTGCTGCACTTTGACTAGTAAAATTGTGCTCGTGGTTTTCATGATCCTGCTCATTGTTGCTATCATGTTTGGAAACTCAGTGACTCTGGCTGTTATCCTGCGGACGAAATACTTCCACACTCCACAGGGTTACCTAAAGGCTTCCCTTGCCGTCGCTGACCTCACAGTGGGCGCCTTTGTGGTGCCTCTCTCTGCGTACGCAGAACTATCATTCCTGATTAACGGATCGCCGGCGAAATGGACTACAGTAAATTCACTGATCGCCACTTTCCACCCATGCAGTTTCATCGGTCCGATATTTGCGGGCTGCACCTTGGTGTCAATCACAACAATCTTCTTTCTCACGATCGAGCGCACCATTGCCGTCCTGAAACCGCTGCACCGCGAAGCAGTGATCACCAGGAAACGGACAAGCATTCTCATCCTGCTCTCCTGGCTGGGAAGTTTCTTCCTAGCCGTGTTTCCAGTTCTTTATAGCAAGGAAATCGTGCTAGAATACAACCCGTGCAGTCGAATGTGCAATTACGCACTGAGGGCTGCGACGTTTCCCACCCAAGCTTGGAACATACTCCTCCTGTTTCCCGCTTTCGATTTCACTCTCCTGTCAGGCACAGTGGCGATCAATATCCTTTCGTTCTCCACCATCAGGATGCACTCCAAGCGAAGGCAGCATCTGGCCGAATCTGACTGCCAGCGAGTCACTGGACCCACTTTCACCGACATCAAGGCAGCAAAGACCATAGGGATGCTCACCCTCGCTTTCACTGCTTCCTTCACACCGATCGCAGTCTTCGTCGTGGGAAATGTAGCCGGGAAGGAGTGGTGCAATTTCTCGTTTTTTGCCTTTTGGATATTGACAGCCAACAGTTGCTGCAACGTTATAATATACAGCGTAAGAGACCACAAGTTCAGGCACCGCGCTCATCAGCTGCTGGTGCCGCTCCGGAGAAAGAGCGTGACGAAGACTTAG